Below is a window of bacterium DNA.
GTCTGTTCGAGTTTTTCGATCAGGCGACCGGTGAAGACGGAATGGCCTTGAGGCCCGCCATCAAGCACCTGTTCGCTTTTGCCTCCGGCGGTGAGTACCTGTCGGACATTGGATGCGGTGATGGACTTGAGGTAGCTGTAGTCCACAGTTTTTTCTTTGACTTCCGCACCGCGCTTGAGCAGAGTGCCGGAATAACAAGCATCCATCACATAAAAAATATGCTTGGCTTTCAGCGTCTTTGAGATGTTATCGCGCAATTCGACCATGGAGACGTTTTTATACATCGCATCGTCACTGAAAGAGCCATCGGATGGAATGATGAATCCGACGTCTTCGCCGCCGATGCCGTTTTGGGTATATCCGTGGCCCGCAAAGAATACAAAAATCGCATCGTCCGGACCTGTCTTCGACAGATCGCCCTGAAGAGTTTTCAGAATACTCTCTTTCGTGGCGTTTTCATCATAAAGCTCATAGAATTTGTCGAAAACGAATTTGTCTGAAAGAAGTTTCTTTATGCCTTTGGCATCACTGACGGCGTTTTTGAGTTGTTGATTGAAATCCAAATTCTTATAGCGGTCAATGCCGATAATGACCGCGTAGGTTTTCTGGTACAGTGTGAGTTCCTGTGGAATTCCCTTTTGGTCTTTAGCGATAAGTTTTAGACCGCGCGTATCCTGGGCAAAAGCCGCGTCGGACACAAGAAGAATCAGGAGTAAGAAACGATTCATGTCACCCCCCCCGTTTGAATTGAGTTAAAAACGATTTTGACTGATATTGTTTGGCTGATATTGTAGTATCAATTGGCTAAAATGTAAGCGATGAAATGGCTGATTTCAAAGGAATTTTCCATCGAAAGGAATAGTTAGGTTTGCAGCTAATGGACACCCGCGTTCGCGGGTGAGACAATACCAGAGTCTTCTGTCGTTCCCATAACTTGCCCCAAGACCTCGGCGTGAGTCACGCCATAGGCGTGATCGAACGCCAGCCGAGAGAAAACGCTTGTCATTATAAATTTGATTCTTTGGTCTTGTCATTACAAATACGCGGTTCTTGATAATAAAAAACCGCCGGGTATTAATATCACACCCGGCGGCTCTAAAATTTTGGTTTGAAAGTAAGTTATAGTTAGAAACGTAAACCCGGATGCCGCTTATGATAATCCGTCGCATCTTGGTATTGTTTGGCTAACGCTAAAATTTCAGCTTCACCGAAAAGTTTTCCCATAAAACACACGCTGGTTGGAAGATTACGTTCTGTAAATCCGTTAGGTACGACCACACACGGATGACCGGTCAAATTGGTAAGTATCAGGTTGTCGCCTTCAAACGGAGGAGCGATATATACATCTATCGTGTCCATCAGGCTTTGCATATCTTGAATAAGCTGAGTACGAATGCGATTGGCTTGAATATATTCAACCGCCGGGATAAAGCGTGAAGCACGAAACACAGTGGGCCATGCGTTTTTTATTTGCCGAACAAGTTGATCATCCTTACCGCTGCGCGTCAGTTCGTCAAAAGCCGCCCCCGCCTCCGCCGATAAGATGATCGCCATATCATACACCGGATATTGCGGCAACTGGATCGGGGTCAATTTTGCACCCAGTTTTCTCAATACAGCCAGCGTCGTATCGTAATAGGCTTTGCGCGTAGAATCTCTATCCATATCCGATTTCAGATACCCGATACGCAGATTGCTGATTTTCAAAGAAGCGTCGTAATTGAATGCCGCATCCACCAAGGTTTTATCCAAACCGTCCGGTCCGTACATAGCATTAAATATCAGTGCACAATCTTCCGCTGAACGTGCGATAGGCCCGATCTTATCCATTGACCAACTAAGTGCCATAGCACCATAACGACTTACACGACCATATGTCGGTCGCAGACCGCTCGTTCCGCATTCCGTCGAAGGAGATACGATCGAACCCCAGGTTTCAGTCCCGATTGCGAAAGGCAGCAATCCGGCTGAAACCGCCGACGCGGAGCCGGCCGATGAACCGCTTGATCCGCGTGTCGTATCCCAAGGATTACGCGTTTTACCGCCGTACCACACATCACCCCAAGCCAATTCGCCCATAGTTAATTTAGCAACAAGTACCGCTCCCGCTTCTTCCAATCTACGAACAACCGTCGCATCTTCGTCAATGAGTTGCTCTTTATATGGTACAGAGCCCCATGTCGTCTTATAACCTACCGTCGCCAGGAGATCTTTGACGCCGTAAGGAATGCCGTGCAATGGGCCGCGATATTTGCCTTGAGCAATTTCGGCGTCGGCTTTGCGTGCTTGTTTGATAGCTAATCCTTCGGTGATCGTAATCACATTTTCGAGTTTGGGCCCGTAACGTCGCAAACGATCTAAAAACATTTTGGTCAACAATTCAGACGTAACCTTTTTGTTTTTGATAAGCCACGCCAACTCACTGACCGAATAATACGCGAGATCCTCCAATGCCGGCGGCGGTATCACGTTATCCAAACGCGCCGGTTTGAATGATTTTTTATCCTGATCTATTTTAAATCCGACGGGGATAGGATTGAACTGCAACGCCGGCGCAACGGAATTATCCAGTTTGATTTTTCGCATCGCTTCGTAGTTACCCAGCTGTTCCTGCAGAGACTCCAGCATCGAATCACGCTTGGCCTCGTTGAACTGCAATCCGAAAAGTTTCTCGGCGTGAGCGATCATATCTTTGGTTAGGGTTATTTTACCCTTTTCCTGCAATACCATACCAAGCAAAAGCACAGCGGTTATCGCGGAAATAAATAAAACGATCCGGCGAGTCGGTTTCATACAAAATCCTCATTAGATTTGGATAGAAAAATATACGAATACCTTAGATAAAACAAAGCCTCTTATTGTAAACGAATAATTTATTAGCAAATGGTAATCTGTCACGAAAGCTGATTAACGTTTTTTGGGCTTTATAAGCTCCGCAAAAACGGATGCCCTGCGATATGTTCAAAAAAAACGCTCGCAAAGTCGCAAAGCATTAAAAAGGTTAGCATGCTTTTCTCTTAGCACCTTGGCGAGAATAGCCACTTCGTTTCTCTTACAGACAATACTCTGGTGTGACGCCCGGAATTTAGCATTCTCTAGTATATTTTAGAAGGGCTCGCTTATTTATTCGAATAATCCGCCAACCCACATGCGAAATCCACCCCACGCTTCGCGCCAACTCATCCATTTCTCTGAATCCAAGTCCGAAGTTATAACTGGTCGTTTATCATGATCGGCTATTTTGATGATTGAGCGAGCCACGGTTTCTGTTTGACCGGCCATAATTTTAAAACTCACAGGCGCTTTGTATAATTCATCCGTTGTTTGATGGTAGTAATTCATAAAGTATTCCATACCACTTTTCATTTCACTGATCGGAAGACCGCATGCAATGTGGATGGACGGAATACCTGCCCTAGCGAATACTACCGCATCGCTGCGATAAAAAAACGAGGGAATCGTATTAGACCCCACACGCACACCGGACTCATCGGCCGCATCTTCGATGAAATCACCCATATTATTGTATTCCGCACCAAGTAAAGTGACATAAGGTTCTTCGGATTTATAATAATACCCCGTGATGTCCAAATTGATATTGGCAATAATTTGGGATTGGGGTATCGGCAGATGATCGGTAAAATATTGCGATCCGATAAATCCCATTTCCTCTGCGCCGGTTGCAACAAAAAGTACACTACGCCGGGGTTTTGTTTGCGATGAATACAACATTCGCGCCGCTTCCAACATAGTCGCCACTCCGGACGCATTGTCTAACATACCATTACAGATGGAGTCCCCGTTGATTTTTTTACCAACACCAATATGGTCATAGTGTGCGGTTACGACGATATATTCGTTGGCCAGATCCGTACCTTCTAATTTGCCGATCACATTGGCGCTTTTAAGCCAGTATCCGTCTATACGCGTATTAATTCTGACCGGTGCGGTAAGCTTCATCACAGGCTCAATACGTTCTTGTGTTATGTTGAAATAACGTTGAATGAAGGCGTATCCGTTCTGTATAGATATCCAAAAAAAATTATCAGAAAAAGGCCGATACACCTCTGAATACGATGCAGAATTGAATCGTTTTTTATTTGACCCCGGGTTGTTCTCCAGCAAAACAAGTCCCCGTGCACCACGGGTTCTTGCCCAAGATGCCAACTGCATGTGATCATAATTTAAAGGTTCACCAAGACGCGTACGATCAATCAGTGACGGCTGGAGCGCAACGACGATTTTACCGTGAACATCATTTCCACCGTATGCATCGTACGATTTTCCGGGCCCATCAATGCCATATCCCAGAAAAACCATGTCACTCTCGATTTCAGATCTTTTCTCCGGCACTTCATAGGTCGAAAAATCGGTAAGATAACGCAACGTATCCTCATTGATAATAACATACGAAGAGGCGTTGATGCGCCCGCGCGGCAGAAGAAACGGTTGTAAGTAGCTCGTACCGATAAACGGGCTTAAACCGATGTTTTGGAATTGATTTTCAATGTAGGATGCTGTTTTTTGTTCGCCCTCATAACCGGCTCTGCGTCCGCGCATGCTATCGTGCGACATGGTCATTACGTGATGTTTCAGTCGCGTCGTATCGGCGGACATGTTTTTGGTTTGGGCTACAGATGTCCAAGCTAATGCTGATATAAATTGCAGACATATAAAAACAATGACCCTCGTATGCGCCATGTATTCTCCACTTTTAAAAAAATTAACCCGCTTGTTTTTGAAGCGGGTTGTATAAAAATATTTTATTAACCAAGATTACGATTTTTTCCACTTGATCGTACAGCCGATAGCTTTGGTGAATGTCGTACTCGGCTTTTGGCCTTTGAGTAGAGCATCCACGGCCCACTCGACGTATTTATTTTTTGCCGCCGATGCGTTTTCGGTGTTTTCATCAATAGCACCGATATAAGCCACTTCTAATCCGGCGGATGTTTTTTGGAGAACATACATGTGCGGAGTGCGCGTTGCGCCATATGCACGAGCTATGTTTTGCGTTTCATCTACCAAGTATGGAAACGTATAACCTTTTTCTTTGGCACGGGCGATCATATTTTCATACGAATCTTCAGGATATCCTACCGGATCATTAGGATTGATCGCAATCACCGGATAACCAAGCGGTCTGTATTTTTTATCCAGCGCCATGATACGTTCCTCATAGGCTTTGGCATAAGGACAATGATTGCAGGTAAAAGTAACGATAAAACCTTTAGCGTCTTTATAATCGGCAAGCGACACTGTTTTCCCGTCTATATTTTTCAGACGAAAATCTATCGCTTTATCGCCGACGTTATAACCCTGAGCTAACAGGGAAATCTGAAAAATCATCGCGATGAGGGATAACCAAAGAAAACGTTTCATGGTTCATTGCCTTTCAATAAAATGAAATATGCTTTGTTTTAGATCGTCATAGGATTCAAATTTTCGCTCGATGAGTTTACGTTCACCGGTGGAAGGGCGAATCAACAGCGTAGCCGGTATCGCACCGCTCCAGTCGTGGTGCATCCGATTGATATACACATTGGCATCCGATTCGTCCAGAAGAATCACCGGCGCTTTCAATCGCTGTTTGATCACAAACGGTTTTACCTTGGACTCCAGTTGTGAAGCAAAATCCAAACTGACTAACATAACCGATACGTTTCTTTTCTCAGATTTATAATTCGCAGCATTTTGGTATAACGAATCAAACAGCGGTAATTCCTCAATACAAGGACTGCACCACGTAGCCCAAAAATTGACAACAAGGACACTGTCCCTATTAAGCATTAATCGTCGTTCAAGTTCAGGCAGTGACACTTTTTCCACTTGTCCCATTACAGAACAAGTTATCAACCACAGTAAAAGAAAATTCCGACGCATTTTTTATCAGGGATTTAATAAAACCAGGCAAGGCACAGGATGTGGCTTGCCTGACAATTTATTATACAGGAGCTGGTGTTTTTACGTTAGCGGTTACGAAAAAGTTTCAATCCCTTAAAGCGCTTCGACGCAGGATTTCAGTTTAATCAAATCCCCGTCTTGAAGTTTTTAGAATACCCCCTTCATCAGCGGCATCATCAGTTTGAAAAGGAAGGTGTGGAAGGTTACGTGAACTGTCGCGGTCATTTGTGTATGAGTACCATCGATCTCAATAAATTCGGTCTTGATGACAGATCGCATACTTTGATGATCCAGTGTGCCGTGAAAACGTTGATATTTTTCTTTAAGCGTTATTTCTTCGATCATCTCGATGGTACGACCGCGTTCTTCATACACATGCTTTGCTTTCGCGCCGACCTCTCCCTGCGTACCACAGATCGGTTCTAACCGCTTAAATCCGGTAAGCCACAGAAGTAAATTGGCGGGATTATCAAAAAACGTTCACACTTCTTTTACCGGGCGACGAATCGAAACGCGGCTAATGATCGTCACACTAAAATTCTTTTATGATTTGGACTCCGAAAGGTGACTGTTTTTATAACCGTACATAAAATACACCGAAAGCCCTACAGCCATCCATATAAAAAAGACAAACCAGCTTTTGACGGGTATTTCGATCATCAGGTATAAACAACACATCATGCCGAGTATCGGTATGAGAGAATAGTTTCGCACAAACGTAAGCACCGCCATCACAACGGCGATAACCATAAAAATGAGGAACAACACTTCCTGATACGCTTCGTTGCCGATATGCGTCATCGCGCTGCCGATACGATCGGAAAAGAAATATATAAAAACCAGCAACAGCAAAGGCACAATCCATTTACCATTGATATAAGGCAAATGGAAACGGTTATCATCCTGTTCCTTTTTCGCCGGCAAAAGTAATACGCCGCCGCATACTAAGACAAATGCGAACAGTGTCCCGATACTCGTCAGGTCGGTAACGATGCCGCCTTCGATAAAAAGCGCAGGAATCGCCACGATCACGCCGGTGACAATCGTTGCAAAGCCGGGTGTATGGTATTTCGGATGAATCTCGGCAAATTTTTTAGGAAGCAGCCCGTCACGACTCATACTCATCCAAATGCGCGGCTGGCCGATCTGAAACACCAAAAGAACACTTGTCGCCGCCACGACGGCGCTGAACGAAATAATATACCCGAGTTTTTCCATCTGGATTTTTTCAAACACATACGCGAGCGGATCCGATACGCCTTGAAATTCTTTGTAATTGACCATACCCGTGATCACCAATGTTGTGATCACATAAATGATCGTACAAATGATCAGCGAATACATCATACCGCGCGGTAAATCCCGTTTGGGATTGGAACATTCCTCCGCCGTAGTGGAAATCGCATCAAAACCGATATATGCAAAAAACACGGCGGATACGCCTTTGAGCACGCCCGTAAAATCATTGGGCATGAACGGTGTCCAGTTATCCGTATTAATATAAAAAACACCGACTGCGATCACGACAAATAGCACCAACAATTTGAGAGCAACCATCAGATTGGCACTGTTTTTACTCTCTTTGATACCGACATAAGCCAAAATCGTAATTAAAATGACGATTATACAAGCCGGTAAATTCATCACTACTTTCAGACCCGCAAAACTCGGAGCCATAGTCCAAACTAACTGATCGGTCGGCAAGTTATTCCGAAGTGCATCCTGGTAAATGTTACGTGCCGTCTGGTAATCCACCGTAAGCCACACCGGAAGATGCAAACCAAGCCCTTCCAGAAGATTATTGAAATAACTGCTCCAGGAAATCGCCACGACGATATTACCGATGGCGTATTCCAGTATCAGCGCCCAGCCGATAATCCATGCGATAACTTCGCCAAATGTGACGTACGAATAAGTATAAGCGCTACCGGCTACGGGAACGCGGCTTGCAAACTCCGCATAACATAAAGCGGTAAACCCGCACGTCACAGCCGTGATCAAAAACAAAAAAATCACGCCGGGTCCGCCGTCATACGCGGCTGCACCGATCGTGGAAAAAATACCGGCGCCAATCACAGCCGCGACACCAAGCGCCGTAAGATCCCGTACACCAAATGTTTTGGATAGATGCGGCGTATGCGCGTCGGAAATACCCTCCTCGGCTTCGCGCATAATTTTATCAATAGATTTTGTCCTGAAAAGCGAATTTGCCATGCGATTTACTTTACACTATGTTGAGAAATTGAGATTGGATTACAGAAAAGCGTTGGGCATTGTACATATTTTATCATCCTATATCAAGTAGAGATTAGATCGCTTAAAGTTTAATCTCCAATTAAGTGTGCGCGTTTTTTTAACATTAAAGCTTTTTAACTATGACGCAACGATCGATTTTAGCAATTTATTATCATAAATCACGGTAAATGCATCGCATAATGTAACATAATCTATGTCGGAAACGATTTTAACGCTTATCATCAGTGTATCACTTTTTGCATTGGTATTTATCCCTTACCTTTGGTACACCAACAAAAAACGAGCGCGTTTCGAAGCCAAAAAAAGGGAAGCTATCACACTGGGGCATGATAAACCGGTAGCCCAGCATCCCTTGATCGATCAATCCCGCTGTATCGGTTGTGCGGCCTGTGTGATCGCCTGCCCCGAACATGCACTGGGCATGATTGATGGTTTGGCGGAACTCGTTTACCCGGCCAAATGTGTCGGCCATGGCATTTGTGCCGAAGCGTGTCCGGTGTCCGGCATTCGTATCGTACTCGATCCGACCAAATCCACCACAGAATTACCTTTGTTAGATGAATCGTTTCAATCCAATATACCTAATCTTTTTTTGATCGGTGAATTAGGCGGTATGGCGCTTATACGAAACGCCATTTTTCAGGGCCGTTCTGTGATCGAATATATTACCGAAAACGTACGAAATACCGATTCTTCATCCACATCGTCCGATATTCACGATGTCGTCATCGTAGGTGCCGGTCCTGCAGGACTCAGTGCAGGACTGACGGCCAAAAAGAACGGATTAGACTATGTGCTTCTCGAAAAAGAAACTCAAGCGGGCGGGGCTATTTTGAGTTATCCGCGTCAAAAACTTGTAATGACGACATCGGTGGAAATTCCGCTTTACGGATTACTCAAACAGCGTGAGTTATCCAAAGAAACTCTGCTCTCCATGTGGAATGACATTATCCAAAAAACCGATTTAGCTGTCCGCTGTGATGAAAAAATAGTGAATGTAAACTGTGAAAATAAAATTTTTACCGTGTACACAGCCGCCGGGCATACATACCGGTCACGCCACGTTGTCTTGGCGCTCGGTCGCCGAGGTACGCCCAAAAAACTACAAATTCCCGGAGAAGATTTGCCAAAAGTGGCATACCAACTTCTTGAAACCGTACGCTACAAACATAGCCGTTCACTGGTCGTGGGGGCAGGCGACAGCGCGATCGAAGCCGCACTTGCTTTATCCAAACAAACCGGGGCCGAAGTCACTTTGATCAATCGCGGTGGAGATTTTTATCGTGCCAAACCTAAAAATCAAGATCGTATCCGTGACGCGGAACGGGATCAGAAAATAAAAATTTATTACCAATCTCATGTTTTACAAATTGATCCGACGTCGGTACTTATTCAGGCATCGAACGGGCCGGTATCGGTAGAAAATGATTTTGTATTTATTTTTGCCGGCGGTGAAATGCCGACTCCGTTCCTTAAACAAATCGGGATCGAATTCATTCAAAAATCCAAGGTGATCGCAGCATGAATAAACGAATGCATCGCTGGTACATCCTTTCGATGACAGTTGCAGGATTCATCGTTGTTTTCAGTATCGGAATTTACGGCTGGGATTATTACGGCACACCGCTTCCTTTGCGACCCGATCATGCACAACACGGATTATTAAGCCCTACCGGTTTTTGGGGCCACGGGATGGGTTTCATCGGTGCATTCCTTATGACATTCGGCGTACTATTGTATTCCTTACGAAAACGAGCCCGATGGATGGCTGCTGTCGGGCAGATCAAACACATACTTGAACTGCATATTTTTTTGTGCCTTCTCGGACCTGCATTGATCGTGTTTCATTCCGCATTCAAGTTTGGTGGTATTATCGGAGTAAGTTTTTGGTGTATGGTGATCGTCGTCGCAAGCGGGGTTATCGGTCGCTATCTATATCTTCAAATTCCAAAAACCATTACAGGTCGGGAAATCACACCAATCGAATTGGAAAAGCAAATCACCACACTGCGTGATCGCTTGCAGAAAGATGACGGCATAGAAGAAGATCTTTTACAGCGTTTAGACGCGCTTTCCGCCGCATTTACAAAAACCTCGCGACTCTCGATCATTCGTGCTTTTCCGGCAATGATGATACAAAACATACGTCACGATGCGCGGGTTCGCACCCTACTTCAGGAGTTTGAAAAAAACCGTAACCCGCTTTCGTCAGACGCCCATACACGACTGACCTTGAAAGCGCATCTGCAACGCCAATTGGCCAATCTCACGCTTACACAAAAAATGTTTCGGTACTGGCACATGTTTCACCTTCCGTTTGCCGTAGTCATGTTCATCATCATGATAGCTCATATAGTGACGGCTTTTTTATTCGGCTACGGATGGATTTTTACGTCATGAGGCGACTATGAATAGTAACGTACATTATTTGCTATGGTTTGTCGCTCTTTTCACATCTCTGATCCTGAGCGCCGTCGCCTTAGACGGATTATTGCATTACCTGAATATGGCGTGGGTAGGACGCTATTTGGGAATCATCGGAACTGTGACTTTATTGATTTCCTTTTTGTATAGCGCACGAAAACGAAAATTGGTTAGCCGTGGCAATATGCCGTCATGGCTGCGCTCACATGAATACCTTGCGTGGTGCGGAACCATGATGATTCTCGTGCATGGCGGTATTCACTTTAATGCATGGCTACCCTGGTATGCATTGATCGCGATGGTGATCGCTGCTGCAAGCGGACTTATCGGGAAGCTTCTCATGCGACGGTCACAAGATTTACTGACGGAAAAAACAAAAGATTTACGGCAAATCGGTTTGTCCGATACTGAAATTCGTGAGCGAATTTACTGGGATGCATTGACTTTTAGTCTTATGCGTAGATGGCGCTCGGTTCATATACCGGTTACACTTATGTTTGCTATACTTTCAATTTATCACATTATAGCCATTCTGATATTTTGGTCATGGCGATGAAATCAATTTTATTCTTCAGTATTACAGCTGCCGCGGTTGTTTTTATGTTTCTATTATTAAAGGTTCCTCACAGTATGATGAATCCCGGCGAACTTACGGAAGCCCATGCCAAACAAGAACACGAATGTTTTTCATGCCATATCCCGTTTCGCGGGGTTTCAGCCGACAAATGTATGAGTTGTCATCGCCTTGACCATATCGGTGTGGATTCGCTCAGCTCCGTTTCCTCCATTCTCAAAAAAACCGCTTTCCATGATAAGCTTCAAAAAAATCAATGCATTGATTGTCATACCGACCATCAGGGGCGTACTTCTACCAAACCGCGATTTGATCATGCCTTGCTGACGTCCGAAATGGTCGGACAATGCCGAACCTGCCATGCTTCACCAAATTCACCCATGCACTTGGATTCCACACGAGCTTGTTCCCAATGTCATGTCACGACGCTCTGGAGTCAGGTACACTTTGCACATGAAAAATTGAACGGAACAACACGAGAAGCTTGTACACCATGCCACTTAAAACCGAACACCTCGCTGCATCAATCTTTTTCGAATGATTGCGGGACGTGCCACACCGTCAATGCGTGGACTCCGGCCACATTTGCTCATGAATCGTATTTTAGATTGGACGGCGATCACCAAAGCCCCTGCGTAATATGCCATGTGCAAGATAATTTCCAGACCTATACCTGCTATGGTTGTCATGAGCACTCAAAAGAAAAGATTGCTCGCGAGCATCAGAAGGAAGGTATTCGTGATTTTCAGAAATGCGTTCAATGTCATCGCAGCGCCAATAAACATGACATAGAGAATAAGTCCTCTAACGACAAAAACGCACGTGGAGAGAAAGATCATGATGATGATTAGTGCAAATAAGTTTTCGGCTCGACCCGATCAAAAATAAAATCGAATATCAGATGATACATCATTCAAAACAACTTTGGGTCCTTATCGCCGGACTGGGGTTACTGGGTATAGCGCTATGGCAAACCAACGAAGCGTCAGACACCATACCGCCTGGAGTATCGCCATCTGCATCATCATTCTCGTGGCAAAATACTCCTCAAAACTCACAGGTGAATGTAGAATTCACAAACGACGTTCAAGAACTCAACCGCTACTTGAATCGTCATCCTGACGATACCGAACATTGGATTCAGTTGGGTAATTTACTGTTTGATAACGGTAATTTTGCAGATGCCGTAAAACCATACACGGAAGCCTTGCGTTTACAACCTGAAAACCCCGACGTCCGAACCGACCTCGGCGTGTGTTTATTTAATACCGGCATGAATGATGAAGCCATTCTGCAGTTTGAACGTGCTTTACAATATGCCCCCGACCACATCACGGCGACATTCAATCTGGGAATAGTGCACGCGCGCATGGGGCGCACTCAGTCCGCTGTGCAATACTGGAGAAAGACAATACGCTTAGGTCCGGATACCGATATGGGAAAAAAAGCAACGCGTGCCCTGACCGATGCGGGATATAAACCATAAACATGAAACACTTTCTACATACTATATTATCGGTGATGACGGCGTGGTCGCTTCACGCACAGTTTTCTCCGGGTGATTTGGCTTCGTCGCATAAACAACTCGAAGGCATTCAGCAATGTACGCAATGCCACGACCTCGGCAAAAAAATAGACGACGCACGATGTCTTGATTGCCATACCTTGATAAAAACCCGCATCGCAAACAATAAAGGTTTTCACGGTTCGACTGAAACCAAAAACAAAGCCTGCATCGAATGCCATCATGACCACCTCGGACGAGACTATGCGATGATCCAATGGAAACCATCCCGAGAGAAATTTGACCATAAACAAACCGGATATATCCTCGAAGGAAAACATCAAACGACCCAATGTGAAGTTTGCCACAAAGAGGCCTTCATCAAAGATAATGCGGTGCGCGCACGAACCGGCGACGGGTTACTGCTCAACAAAACCTTTTTGGGTTTATCGCAAGATTGCCGTTCATGCCACTTTGACGAACACCGTGATCAGTTTGACCAATGTTTGAATTGCCACGATTTTAATGATTGGAAAAAATCTT
It encodes the following:
- a CDS encoding tetratricopeptide repeat protein, yielding MIHHSKQLWVLIAGLGLLGIALWQTNEASDTIPPGVSPSASSFSWQNTPQNSQVNVEFTNDVQELNRYLNRHPDDTEHWIQLGNLLFDNGNFADAVKPYTEALRLQPENPDVRTDLGVCLFNTGMNDEAILQFERALQYAPDHITATFNLGIVHARMGRTQSAVQYWRKTIRLGPDTDMGKKATRALTDAGYKP
- a CDS encoding class III cytochrome C family protein, which encodes MFLLLKVPHSMMNPGELTEAHAKQEHECFSCHIPFRGVSADKCMSCHRLDHIGVDSLSSVSSILKKTAFHDKLQKNQCIDCHTDHQGRTSTKPRFDHALLTSEMVGQCRTCHASPNSPMHLDSTRACSQCHVTTLWSQVHFAHEKLNGTTREACTPCHLKPNTSLHQSFSNDCGTCHTVNAWTPATFAHESYFRLDGDHQSPCVICHVQDNFQTYTCYGCHEHSKEKIAREHQKEGIRDFQKCVQCHRSANKHDIENKSSNDKNARGEKDHDDD